One genomic segment of Stigmatopora argus isolate UIUO_Sarg chromosome 1, RoL_Sarg_1.0, whole genome shotgun sequence includes these proteins:
- the acss2 gene encoding acetyl-coenzyme A synthetase, cytoplasmic isoform X3 → MIPDKAPEDDVFHGAEEMRSGAHVPTFEKYKEMYMQSIQNPDKFWGDMAKEFFWKSKHTGRFLDYNFDVTKGDIFIKCMEGASTNICYNVLDRNVHDRKLGDKVAFYWEGNEPGDELTVTYRELLISVCRFANVLKSQGVKKGDRVAIYMPMVVELVVAMLACARIGAIHSIVFAGFSAESLCDRIVDSQCSLLITADGFYRGDKLINLKLLADEALQKCRDKGFALECCIVLKHLSKEAHETSLKSPPAKRPCPDLQVPWNPKVDKCWHTLMREVSDECEPEWCTSEDPLFILYTSGSTGKPKGVLHTISGYMLYTAATFKLVFDHRPDDIYWCTADIGWITGHSYITYGPLANGATSVLFEGLPTYPDVSRMWEIVDKYHVSKFYTAPTAIRLLMKYGSEPVHKYKRDSLKVLGTVGEPINPEAWQWYFTVVGGSRCPIVDTFWQTETGGHVMTPLPAATPMKPGSATFPFFGVVPAILNESGEELEGESEGYLVFKQPWPGVMRTVYSNHARFESTYFKKFPGYYVTGDGCRRDKDGYYWITGRIDDMLNVSGHLLSTAEVESALVGHESVAEAAVVGRPHPVKGESLYCFVTLRDGVAFNRTLEAQLKKQVREKIGAIATPDFIQDAPALPKTRSGKIMRRVLRKIASGERDFGDISTLADSSVVEQLFQNRCCSAV, encoded by the exons GGACATGGCCAAGGAGTTCTTCTGGAAGAGTAAACACACGGGCCGCTTCCTGGACTACAACTTTGATGTGACCAAAGGAGATATCTTCATCAAGTGCATGGAGGGTGCATCCACGAACATCTGCTATAATGTGCTTGATCGCAACGTACACGACAGGAAACTGGGCGACAAAGTGGCCTTTTACTG GGAAGGCAACGAGCCAGGCGATGAGTTGACAGTGACGTACAGAGAGCTGCTGATCAGTGTCTGCCGCTTTGCGAATGTTCTGAAGTCACAGG GTGTGAAGAAGGGTGATCGCGTAGCCATTTACATGCCCATGGTGGTGGAACTGGTGGTGGCTATGTTGGCCTGCGCTCGCATCGGGGCCATTCACTCTATTGTG TTTGCAGGTTTCTCTGCGGAGTCGCTGTGTGACAGGATTGTGGACTCTCAGTGTTCACTTCTTATAACTGCCG ATGGCTTCTACCGAGGGGATAAGCTCATCAACCTGAAACTTTTAGCGGATGAAGCTTTACAGAAATGCAGAGACAA AGGATTCGCACTTGAGTGCTGCATCGTATTGAAACACTTATCCAAAGAAGCACATGAGACTTCCCTCAAGTCTCCTCCCGCCAAAAGACCATGTCCTGACCTCCAG GTCCCGTGGAACCCAAAAGTGGACAAGTGTTGGCATACTCTGATGCGTGAAGTGTCAGATGAATGTGAACCAGAGTGGTGCACATCTGAAGATCCGCTCTTCATTCTCTATACCAGTGGCTCAACAGGCAAGCCCAAG GGTGTCCTCCACACTATCAGTGGGTATATGCTCTACACTGCCGCCACATTTAAGTTGGTGTTTGACCACCGCCCCGACGACATCTACTGGTGCACGGCTGACATCGGCTGGATCACTGGTCACTCGTACATTACTTATGGGCCACTGGCTAACGGTGCCACCAGTGTCTTG tttgagGGTCTTCCTACATACCCAGATGTGAGCAGAATGTGGGAGATTGTAGACAAGTACCACGTGAGCAAGTTCTATACAGCCCCCACTGCCATCAGATTGCTTATGAAGTACGGCAGTGAGCCAGTGCACAA GTACAAGCGAGATTCTTTAAAGGTTTTAGGAACGGTCGGAGAGCCCATCAATCCTGAGGCTTGGCAATGGTACTTTACGGTTGTGGGAGGCAGCCGATGTCCCATTGTGGACACCTTTTGGCAGACGGAGACG GGCGGACATGTGATGACGCCTTTACCGGCAGCCACACCCATGAAACCAGGCTCAGct ACATTTCCCTTCTTTGGGGTCGTCCCAGCCATCCTGAATGAGTCGGGTGAGGAGTTGGAGGGCGAGAGTGAAGGTTACCTG GTGTTCAAGCAGCCGTGGCCTGGTGTGATGAGGACGGTGTACAGTAACCACGCCAGGTTTGAAAGCACCTACTTCAAGAAGTTCCCGGGATACTATGTGACTGGAGATG GGTGCCGAAGAGACAAGGATGGGTACTACTGGATTACTGGGAGGATAGACGATATGCTCAATGTCTCAG GTCACTTGCTGAGCACAGCTGAGGTAGAGTCTGCATTGGTGGGGCATGAATCTGTTGCTGAGGCCGCTGTGGTGGGTCGGCCTCATCCCGTCAAAGGAGAAAGTCTCTACTGTTTTGTAACGCTGCGAGATGGAGTCGCTTTCAATCGCACACTGGAAGCTCAACTCAAAAAACAAG TGCGTGAGAAAATCGGTGCCATTGCCACTCCTGACTTCATACAGGATGCTCCAGCGCTCCCTAAAACCAGATCAG gcAAGATCATGCGGCGTGTATTGCGCAAGATTGCCAGCGGCGAGCGGGACTTTGGCGACATATCCACATTGGCAGACTCGTCTGTGGTGGAGCAGCTTTTTCAGAACAGGTGCTGCTCTGCCGTATGA
- the acss2 gene encoding acetyl-coenzyme A synthetase, cytoplasmic isoform X2 has protein sequence MIPDKAPEDDVFHGAEEMRSGAHVPTFEKYKEMYMQSIQNPDKFWGDMAKEFFWKSKHTGRFLDYNFDVTKGDIFIKCMEGASTNICYNVLDRNVHDRKLGDKVAFYWEGNEPGDELTVTYRELLISVCRFANVLKSQGVKKGDRVAIYMPMVVELVVAMLACARIGAIHSIVFAGFSAESLCDRIVDSQCSLLITADGFYRGDKLINLKLLADEALQKCRDKGFALECCIVLKHLSKEAHETSLKSPPAKRPCPDLQETETGRVRKTRPVPQVPWNPKVDKCWHTLMREVSDECEPEWCTSEDPLFILYTSGSTGKPKGVLHTISGYMLYTAATFKLVFDHRPDDIYWCTADIGWITGHSYITYGPLANGATSVLFEGLPTYPDVSRMWEIVDKYHVSKFYTAPTAIRLLMKYGSEPVHKYKRDSLKVLGTVGEPINPEAWQWYFTVVGGSRCPIVDTFWQTETGGHVMTPLPAATPMKPGSATFPFFGVVPAILNESGEELEGESEGYLVFKQPWPGVMRTVYSNHARFESTYFKKFPGYYVTGDGCRRDKDGYYWITGRIDDMLNVSGHLLSTAEVESALVGHESVAEAAVVGRPHPVKGESLYCFVTLRDGVAFNRTLEAQLKKQVREKIGAIATPDFIQDAPALPKTRSGKIMRRVLRKIASGERDFGDISTLADSSVVEQLFQNRCCSAV, from the exons GGACATGGCCAAGGAGTTCTTCTGGAAGAGTAAACACACGGGCCGCTTCCTGGACTACAACTTTGATGTGACCAAAGGAGATATCTTCATCAAGTGCATGGAGGGTGCATCCACGAACATCTGCTATAATGTGCTTGATCGCAACGTACACGACAGGAAACTGGGCGACAAAGTGGCCTTTTACTG GGAAGGCAACGAGCCAGGCGATGAGTTGACAGTGACGTACAGAGAGCTGCTGATCAGTGTCTGCCGCTTTGCGAATGTTCTGAAGTCACAGG GTGTGAAGAAGGGTGATCGCGTAGCCATTTACATGCCCATGGTGGTGGAACTGGTGGTGGCTATGTTGGCCTGCGCTCGCATCGGGGCCATTCACTCTATTGTG TTTGCAGGTTTCTCTGCGGAGTCGCTGTGTGACAGGATTGTGGACTCTCAGTGTTCACTTCTTATAACTGCCG ATGGCTTCTACCGAGGGGATAAGCTCATCAACCTGAAACTTTTAGCGGATGAAGCTTTACAGAAATGCAGAGACAA AGGATTCGCACTTGAGTGCTGCATCGTATTGAAACACTTATCCAAAGAAGCACATGAGACTTCCCTCAAGTCTCCTCCCGCCAAAAGACCATGTCCTGACCTCCAG GAGACAGAAACAGGCAGAGTAAGAAAAACTCGTCCTGTTCCGCAG GTCCCGTGGAACCCAAAAGTGGACAAGTGTTGGCATACTCTGATGCGTGAAGTGTCAGATGAATGTGAACCAGAGTGGTGCACATCTGAAGATCCGCTCTTCATTCTCTATACCAGTGGCTCAACAGGCAAGCCCAAG GGTGTCCTCCACACTATCAGTGGGTATATGCTCTACACTGCCGCCACATTTAAGTTGGTGTTTGACCACCGCCCCGACGACATCTACTGGTGCACGGCTGACATCGGCTGGATCACTGGTCACTCGTACATTACTTATGGGCCACTGGCTAACGGTGCCACCAGTGTCTTG tttgagGGTCTTCCTACATACCCAGATGTGAGCAGAATGTGGGAGATTGTAGACAAGTACCACGTGAGCAAGTTCTATACAGCCCCCACTGCCATCAGATTGCTTATGAAGTACGGCAGTGAGCCAGTGCACAA GTACAAGCGAGATTCTTTAAAGGTTTTAGGAACGGTCGGAGAGCCCATCAATCCTGAGGCTTGGCAATGGTACTTTACGGTTGTGGGAGGCAGCCGATGTCCCATTGTGGACACCTTTTGGCAGACGGAGACG GGCGGACATGTGATGACGCCTTTACCGGCAGCCACACCCATGAAACCAGGCTCAGct ACATTTCCCTTCTTTGGGGTCGTCCCAGCCATCCTGAATGAGTCGGGTGAGGAGTTGGAGGGCGAGAGTGAAGGTTACCTG GTGTTCAAGCAGCCGTGGCCTGGTGTGATGAGGACGGTGTACAGTAACCACGCCAGGTTTGAAAGCACCTACTTCAAGAAGTTCCCGGGATACTATGTGACTGGAGATG GGTGCCGAAGAGACAAGGATGGGTACTACTGGATTACTGGGAGGATAGACGATATGCTCAATGTCTCAG GTCACTTGCTGAGCACAGCTGAGGTAGAGTCTGCATTGGTGGGGCATGAATCTGTTGCTGAGGCCGCTGTGGTGGGTCGGCCTCATCCCGTCAAAGGAGAAAGTCTCTACTGTTTTGTAACGCTGCGAGATGGAGTCGCTTTCAATCGCACACTGGAAGCTCAACTCAAAAAACAAG TGCGTGAGAAAATCGGTGCCATTGCCACTCCTGACTTCATACAGGATGCTCCAGCGCTCCCTAAAACCAGATCAG gcAAGATCATGCGGCGTGTATTGCGCAAGATTGCCAGCGGCGAGCGGGACTTTGGCGACATATCCACATTGGCAGACTCGTCTGTGGTGGAGCAGCTTTTTCAGAACAGGTGCTGCTCTGCCGTATGA
- the acss2 gene encoding acetyl-coenzyme A synthetase, cytoplasmic isoform X1, with protein sequence MIPDKAPEDDVFHGAEEMRSGAHVPTFEKYKEMYMQSIQNPDKFWGDMAKEFFWKSKHTGRFLDYNFDVTKGDIFIKCMEGASTNICYNVLDRNVHDRKLGDKVAFYWEGNEPGDELTVTYRELLISVCRFANVLKSQGVKKGDRVAIYMPMVVELVVAMLACARIGAIHSIVFAGFSAESLCDRIVDSQCSLLITADGFYRGDKLINLKLLADEALQKCRDKGFALECCIVLKHLSKEAHETSLKSPPAKRPCPDLQQETETGRVRKTRPVPQVPWNPKVDKCWHTLMREVSDECEPEWCTSEDPLFILYTSGSTGKPKGVLHTISGYMLYTAATFKLVFDHRPDDIYWCTADIGWITGHSYITYGPLANGATSVLFEGLPTYPDVSRMWEIVDKYHVSKFYTAPTAIRLLMKYGSEPVHKYKRDSLKVLGTVGEPINPEAWQWYFTVVGGSRCPIVDTFWQTETGGHVMTPLPAATPMKPGSATFPFFGVVPAILNESGEELEGESEGYLVFKQPWPGVMRTVYSNHARFESTYFKKFPGYYVTGDGCRRDKDGYYWITGRIDDMLNVSGHLLSTAEVESALVGHESVAEAAVVGRPHPVKGESLYCFVTLRDGVAFNRTLEAQLKKQVREKIGAIATPDFIQDAPALPKTRSGKIMRRVLRKIASGERDFGDISTLADSSVVEQLFQNRCCSAV encoded by the exons GGACATGGCCAAGGAGTTCTTCTGGAAGAGTAAACACACGGGCCGCTTCCTGGACTACAACTTTGATGTGACCAAAGGAGATATCTTCATCAAGTGCATGGAGGGTGCATCCACGAACATCTGCTATAATGTGCTTGATCGCAACGTACACGACAGGAAACTGGGCGACAAAGTGGCCTTTTACTG GGAAGGCAACGAGCCAGGCGATGAGTTGACAGTGACGTACAGAGAGCTGCTGATCAGTGTCTGCCGCTTTGCGAATGTTCTGAAGTCACAGG GTGTGAAGAAGGGTGATCGCGTAGCCATTTACATGCCCATGGTGGTGGAACTGGTGGTGGCTATGTTGGCCTGCGCTCGCATCGGGGCCATTCACTCTATTGTG TTTGCAGGTTTCTCTGCGGAGTCGCTGTGTGACAGGATTGTGGACTCTCAGTGTTCACTTCTTATAACTGCCG ATGGCTTCTACCGAGGGGATAAGCTCATCAACCTGAAACTTTTAGCGGATGAAGCTTTACAGAAATGCAGAGACAA AGGATTCGCACTTGAGTGCTGCATCGTATTGAAACACTTATCCAAAGAAGCACATGAGACTTCCCTCAAGTCTCCTCCCGCCAAAAGACCATGTCCTGACCTCCAG CAGGAGACAGAAACAGGCAGAGTAAGAAAAACTCGTCCTGTTCCGCAG GTCCCGTGGAACCCAAAAGTGGACAAGTGTTGGCATACTCTGATGCGTGAAGTGTCAGATGAATGTGAACCAGAGTGGTGCACATCTGAAGATCCGCTCTTCATTCTCTATACCAGTGGCTCAACAGGCAAGCCCAAG GGTGTCCTCCACACTATCAGTGGGTATATGCTCTACACTGCCGCCACATTTAAGTTGGTGTTTGACCACCGCCCCGACGACATCTACTGGTGCACGGCTGACATCGGCTGGATCACTGGTCACTCGTACATTACTTATGGGCCACTGGCTAACGGTGCCACCAGTGTCTTG tttgagGGTCTTCCTACATACCCAGATGTGAGCAGAATGTGGGAGATTGTAGACAAGTACCACGTGAGCAAGTTCTATACAGCCCCCACTGCCATCAGATTGCTTATGAAGTACGGCAGTGAGCCAGTGCACAA GTACAAGCGAGATTCTTTAAAGGTTTTAGGAACGGTCGGAGAGCCCATCAATCCTGAGGCTTGGCAATGGTACTTTACGGTTGTGGGAGGCAGCCGATGTCCCATTGTGGACACCTTTTGGCAGACGGAGACG GGCGGACATGTGATGACGCCTTTACCGGCAGCCACACCCATGAAACCAGGCTCAGct ACATTTCCCTTCTTTGGGGTCGTCCCAGCCATCCTGAATGAGTCGGGTGAGGAGTTGGAGGGCGAGAGTGAAGGTTACCTG GTGTTCAAGCAGCCGTGGCCTGGTGTGATGAGGACGGTGTACAGTAACCACGCCAGGTTTGAAAGCACCTACTTCAAGAAGTTCCCGGGATACTATGTGACTGGAGATG GGTGCCGAAGAGACAAGGATGGGTACTACTGGATTACTGGGAGGATAGACGATATGCTCAATGTCTCAG GTCACTTGCTGAGCACAGCTGAGGTAGAGTCTGCATTGGTGGGGCATGAATCTGTTGCTGAGGCCGCTGTGGTGGGTCGGCCTCATCCCGTCAAAGGAGAAAGTCTCTACTGTTTTGTAACGCTGCGAGATGGAGTCGCTTTCAATCGCACACTGGAAGCTCAACTCAAAAAACAAG TGCGTGAGAAAATCGGTGCCATTGCCACTCCTGACTTCATACAGGATGCTCCAGCGCTCCCTAAAACCAGATCAG gcAAGATCATGCGGCGTGTATTGCGCAAGATTGCCAGCGGCGAGCGGGACTTTGGCGACATATCCACATTGGCAGACTCGTCTGTGGTGGAGCAGCTTTTTCAGAACAGGTGCTGCTCTGCCGTATGA